A genomic region of Pseudoalteromonas piscicida contains the following coding sequences:
- a CDS encoding TIGR01621 family pseudouridine synthase, translated as MEKFKLIADEVDYVVAYKPHSMSFHSEDGAGFVALLTDQLGYPLFPVHRLDKVTSGLILLAKSSEAAKQLTSLFSARKIDKFYLALVSAKPKKKQGWIKGDMAKSRRGTYKLVKTKLNPAVTRFYSCSVATNLRACIVKPFSGKTHQIRVALKSIGAPILGDLAYSGEPADRTYLHAFCLEFEWQGNHQHYQAAPEGDGAFGHLLAHEIFASWQNPSQLEW; from the coding sequence ATGGAAAAGTTTAAGCTCATTGCGGACGAGGTAGACTATGTGGTTGCATACAAACCACATAGTATGAGCTTCCATAGTGAGGACGGTGCAGGTTTTGTTGCCTTACTGACGGATCAACTAGGCTATCCCTTATTTCCAGTTCACCGCCTCGATAAAGTCACATCGGGACTCATCCTTTTAGCGAAGTCTAGCGAGGCTGCAAAGCAGCTGACGAGCTTGTTTTCCGCTCGGAAAATAGACAAATTTTACCTGGCGTTAGTTAGTGCTAAACCGAAGAAAAAGCAAGGCTGGATAAAAGGTGATATGGCTAAGTCGCGTAGAGGCACCTATAAACTGGTTAAAACTAAGCTAAATCCTGCGGTGACTCGATTTTATTCATGCTCTGTTGCGACCAACCTACGCGCTTGTATCGTTAAACCGTTTAGCGGCAAAACACACCAAATTCGGGTGGCACTAAAAAGCATCGGTGCGCCAATTTTAGGCGATTTAGCCTATAGTGGAGAGCCTGCAGATAGAACGTATCTTCACGCATTTTGCCTTGAATTTGAGTGGCAAGGTAACCATCAACACTATCAAGCGGCGCCTGAAGGTGATGGTGCATTTGGCCATTTATTGGCACATGAAATCTTTGCAAGTTGGCAAAATCCAAGTCAATTAGAGTGGTAA
- the tcdA gene encoding tRNA cyclic N6-threonylcarbamoyladenosine(37) synthase TcdA: MTDSSRELRFGGIGRLYGNAELEALSKAHFCVIGIGGVGSWAIEALVRTGIGKITLIDMDDICVTNINRQLHAHSESIGMQKIEAMRDRCLAINPDCEVTLIDDFLMLDNIKNYIQGFDYVIDCIDAVKEKAGLIAHCKRNKIPVITTGGAGGQTDPSQIQFGDVAKTTHDPLLAKVRYILRKQYNFSDNPKRKFGVDCVYSTEQLVYPSTDGTVCKAKQQAEGGKNMDCATGFGSATMVTGSFGFFAASKAIRKYLDKQSKSSK; the protein is encoded by the coding sequence ATGACTGATTCGAGTAGAGAACTAAGATTTGGCGGCATTGGTCGGTTATACGGTAACGCCGAGTTAGAAGCATTAAGTAAAGCACACTTTTGTGTCATTGGTATTGGTGGCGTTGGCAGTTGGGCTATAGAAGCGCTAGTGAGAACGGGTATAGGTAAAATAACGCTTATCGATATGGACGATATTTGTGTAACCAACATTAACCGTCAGTTACATGCTCATAGCGAAAGTATCGGGATGCAAAAAATAGAGGCAATGCGAGATCGCTGTCTTGCGATTAACCCAGATTGTGAAGTTACCCTGATCGATGATTTTTTGATGTTAGATAACATTAAAAATTATATTCAAGGCTTTGATTATGTTATCGACTGTATCGACGCGGTTAAAGAGAAAGCAGGATTAATTGCGCATTGTAAGCGCAATAAAATACCGGTGATCACTACAGGTGGTGCAGGTGGTCAAACCGATCCGAGCCAGATCCAATTTGGGGATGTGGCAAAGACGACCCATGATCCGCTGCTGGCAAAAGTACGCTATATTCTCAGAAAACAATATAACTTTAGCGATAATCCAAAACGTAAATTTGGCGTAGATTGCGTGTATTCCACAGAGCAACTCGTTTACCCAAGTACCGACGGCACCGTGTGCAAAGCAAAGCAACAAGCTGAAGGTGGGAAAAACATGGACTGCGCCACCGGGTTCGGCTCTGCCACTATGGTAACCGGGAGTTTTGGTTTTTTTGCGGCGTCCAAAGCAATACGTAAGTACCTCGATAAACAAAGCAAAAGCAGCAAATAA
- a CDS encoding SufE family protein: MNIEHITKKLSESHGWQAKYREIMLLGKQLPELPDALKVDSALVSGCDSKVWLYLDLDESAQQLVLIADSDTRIVKGLLAIIIAAYAGKTPEQASQFNAYELFESLGLIAHLSPSRGNGIRAIVEQIQVQAEILK; the protein is encoded by the coding sequence ATGAATATTGAACATATCACAAAAAAATTATCCGAAAGTCACGGCTGGCAAGCCAAATACCGTGAAATTATGCTGCTAGGAAAACAACTTCCTGAGCTTCCTGATGCACTGAAAGTCGACTCAGCATTAGTGTCGGGCTGTGATAGTAAAGTGTGGCTCTATCTGGACTTAGATGAAAGTGCGCAGCAACTCGTACTTATTGCCGACTCAGATACGCGTATTGTTAAAGGCTTACTTGCAATCATCATTGCAGCGTACGCAGGTAAAACGCCTGAGCAGGCGAGTCAATTTAATGCTTATGAGCTGTTTGAGTCGCTTGGATTAATTGCTCATCTGAGCCCATCAAGAGGTAATGGTATACGTGCGATTGTTGAACAGATCCAAGTGCAGGCGGAGATATTAAAATAA
- a CDS encoding aminotransferase class V-fold PLP-dependent enzyme, which yields MTDIQSLRNDFPILNKQLDGQPLCYLDSAATAQKPNKVIDVIKTFYQNENSNVHRGLHTLSENATVRYESARETIANFLNVETREIVWTSGATESLNLLAHGLSARFNSDSVIAISPFEHHANIVPWQEACQRTGATLLVLPMLDGVLDEQGAIALLKQHKPDVLAMGHVSNALGNIHPVESLISVCNALGTITVIDGAQSLLHLRPDLKALDCDFYVFSAHKALGPTGVGGLYGKYQQLNALPVYKTGGEMIKEVNFERSSYREAPGKFEPGTPNISGVIGFAAAIDYVNEIDPSALQRYEQALYHSLLEKLRQIKGITVYGDTQNNVGVVSFNYKNEHHYDLATLLNTYGVAVRSGHHCTQPLMKMLKVNGTVRASLAFYNNQDDIEHFINALNATIDLLD from the coding sequence ATGACTGACATCCAATCTCTGCGCAACGACTTTCCAATTTTGAACAAACAACTCGATGGGCAGCCGCTTTGCTATCTTGACTCTGCTGCAACTGCGCAAAAACCGAACAAAGTCATCGATGTCATAAAAACTTTTTATCAAAATGAGAATTCAAACGTACATAGAGGTTTACACACGCTTAGTGAAAACGCCACGGTTCGCTACGAAAGTGCCCGAGAAACAATTGCCAATTTTTTAAATGTAGAAACACGAGAAATCGTATGGACCAGCGGCGCAACTGAATCACTCAACTTGTTGGCTCATGGCCTGAGTGCACGCTTCAATTCAGACAGCGTCATTGCCATCAGTCCCTTTGAACATCACGCTAACATAGTGCCTTGGCAAGAAGCTTGTCAGCGTACCGGCGCAACTTTACTGGTGTTACCTATGTTAGACGGCGTCCTCGATGAGCAAGGCGCTATTGCGCTGTTAAAGCAGCATAAACCTGATGTGTTAGCCATGGGCCATGTTTCAAACGCACTTGGGAATATTCATCCAGTTGAGTCGCTCATTTCAGTTTGCAACGCCTTAGGTACCATCACGGTTATCGACGGCGCACAGTCTTTACTGCATTTGAGACCTGATCTGAAGGCACTGGATTGCGACTTTTATGTTTTTTCAGCTCATAAAGCGCTTGGACCAACAGGTGTCGGTGGACTTTATGGTAAATACCAGCAACTAAATGCGCTCCCCGTATACAAAACCGGCGGCGAAATGATAAAAGAAGTGAACTTCGAGCGTTCCAGCTATAGAGAGGCACCTGGCAAGTTTGAGCCCGGCACTCCCAATATTTCTGGCGTTATCGGATTTGCCGCAGCGATAGATTATGTAAACGAGATTGATCCCAGTGCACTTCAACGATACGAGCAAGCGCTCTACCACTCCCTTTTAGAGAAGCTAAGACAGATTAAAGGCATCACGGTTTATGGCGATACACAAAACAATGTTGGCGTCGTCAGTTTTAACTATAAAAACGAACACCACTACGATCTTGCCACACTACTCAATACATACGGCGTAGCAGTGAGAAGCGGACACCATTGTACTCAACCGCTAATGAAAATGCTCAAGGTTAATGGGACTGTACGTGCAAGTTTGGCTTTTTATAATAACCAAGACGATATTGAGCATTTTATTAATGCGTTAAATGCCACAATAGATTTATTAGATTAA
- a CDS encoding citrate synthase — protein sequence MADKKATVHIDGHDPIELPIYEGTAGQDVVDVRSLGAHGLFTYDPGFMSTASCDSSITYIDGAKGVLLHRGYPIEQLAENSNYIELCYLLLNGELPSEEQLAEFSDEITRNTMMHEKIAAFFQGFRVDAHPMAMLCGVVGALSSFYHSDLDISDEDQRMRCAIKLVAKLPTIAAMAYKYNVGQPFVYPRNDLSYAENFLHMMFSVPAEDYNVSPVLAKAMDRIFMLHADHEQNASTSTVRLAGSSGANPYACIAAGIASLWGPAHGGANEACLTMLEEIGSVDRIDEYVAKAKDKNDPFRLMGFGHRVYKNFDPRATVMRQTCHEVLKELNIQDPLLDVAMKLEQIALEDPYFIEKKLYPNVDFYSGIILKAIGIPTSMFTVIFAMSRTVGWISHWNEMLSQPGHKIGRPRQLYKGYTSRDYKTQNDR from the coding sequence ATGGCAGATAAAAAAGCCACAGTCCATATTGATGGTCACGATCCGATTGAGTTACCAATTTACGAAGGTACAGCTGGACAAGACGTAGTTGACGTTCGTTCTTTGGGTGCTCACGGCCTATTTACGTATGACCCAGGATTTATGTCGACTGCCTCTTGTGACTCGTCTATCACTTACATTGACGGTGCCAAAGGTGTACTGCTTCACCGCGGTTATCCAATTGAGCAACTTGCTGAAAATTCTAACTATATTGAACTTTGCTACCTACTATTAAATGGTGAATTACCAAGCGAAGAACAACTAGCTGAGTTCTCAGATGAGATCACTCGCAACACAATGATGCACGAGAAAATTGCAGCGTTTTTCCAAGGCTTCCGTGTCGATGCACACCCTATGGCAATGCTATGTGGTGTAGTTGGAGCGTTATCTTCGTTCTACCACTCAGATTTGGATATTTCTGACGAAGATCAACGTATGCGTTGTGCAATCAAGTTAGTAGCTAAGCTACCAACAATTGCTGCAATGGCGTACAAATATAACGTTGGCCAACCGTTCGTATATCCACGTAACGACTTGAGCTACGCAGAAAACTTCCTCCACATGATGTTCTCTGTGCCAGCTGAAGACTACAACGTCAGCCCTGTACTTGCTAAAGCAATGGATCGTATTTTCATGCTTCACGCAGATCATGAGCAAAACGCGTCAACTTCAACAGTTCGTCTTGCTGGCTCTTCAGGTGCAAACCCTTACGCGTGTATCGCGGCAGGTATTGCATCACTTTGGGGTCCTGCACACGGTGGCGCAAACGAAGCATGTTTGACTATGCTTGAAGAAATCGGCTCTGTTGATCGTATTGACGAGTATGTTGCAAAAGCAAAAGACAAGAACGATCCGTTCCGTCTAATGGGCTTTGGACACCGCGTTTATAAGAACTTTGACCCACGTGCGACAGTAATGCGTCAAACGTGTCACGAGGTGCTTAAAGAGCTAAACATTCAAGATCCACTGCTTGACGTTGCAATGAAACTTGAACAGATCGCCCTAGAAGACCCTTACTTCATCGAGAAGAAACTATACCCGAATGTAGACTTCTATTCTGGTATCATTCTTAAAGCAATCGGTATTCCAACAAGCATGTTTACGGTTATCTTCGCGATGTCTCGTACTGTGGGCTGGATTTCACACTGGAACGAAATGCTTTCTCAACCAGGACACAAAATTGGTCGTCCGCGTCAGCTATACAAAGGCTACACGTCTCGCGACTACAAAACACAAAACGACAGATAA
- the sdhC gene encoding succinate dehydrogenase, cytochrome b556 subunit, translated as MKKQRPVNLDLTTISMPPTAKASILHRVTGVAFFFALTFVIWAWSESLSSPEGFEFVKELMSGFIAKFIAWGTLTVLSYHIIGGIRHMIQDMGHWEELESGNNSAKIALALWVIVAILAGVWIWS; from the coding sequence GTGAAAAAGCAAAGACCTGTAAATCTAGATCTTACGACTATATCTATGCCGCCAACGGCTAAAGCGTCGATTCTTCACCGTGTCACCGGTGTCGCTTTCTTCTTCGCTTTGACCTTTGTGATTTGGGCTTGGTCTGAATCCCTTTCTTCTCCTGAAGGCTTCGAGTTTGTAAAAGAACTGATGTCTGGCTTTATCGCGAAATTCATCGCGTGGGGCACCCTAACTGTATTGTCTTACCACATCATCGGTGGTATCCGTCACATGATCCAGGATATGGGACATTGGGAAGAATTAGAATCAGGCAACAATAGCGCGAAGATTGCACTAGCACTTTGGGTTATCGTAGCAATTTTGGCTGGAGTATGGATATGGTCTTAA
- the sdhD gene encoding succinate dehydrogenase, hydrophobic membrane anchor protein produces the protein MVLNQATLKRDGVQDYVSLRTTALIILAYAVFIVGYLLITPELTYEAWSGLFSNLAVKAATMITLVCIMVHTRIGLWQVLTDYVKNSTTRTILGFVLNLMALAYVAIGLFVLWGV, from the coding sequence ATGGTCTTAAATCAAGCGACTCTAAAGCGTGATGGCGTACAAGACTACGTGTCACTACGTACAACTGCGTTAATTATCCTAGCTTACGCGGTATTCATCGTAGGCTATCTTCTAATTACTCCTGAACTGACTTATGAAGCTTGGTCAGGGTTGTTCTCAAACTTAGCTGTCAAAGCAGCAACGATGATCACACTAGTATGCATCATGGTACATACACGCATCGGTTTGTGGCAGGTTCTAACTGACTACGTTAAGAACTCAACAACTCGCACTATTCTTGGCTTTGTATTAAACCTTATGGCTTTAGCTTACGTAGCTATTGGTCTGTTTGTTCTGTGGGGTGTTTAA
- the sdhA gene encoding succinate dehydrogenase flavoprotein subunit produces MKYNVREFDAVVVGAGGAGMRAALAISESGKTCALISKVFPTRSHTVSAQGGITVALGNSHEDNWEWHMYDTVKGSDYIGDQDAIEYMCKTGPEAITELENMGLPFSRFENGRVYQRPFGGQSKNFGGEQAARTAAAADRTGHALLHCLYQQNVKNKTNVFSEWYALDLVKNDNGDVVGVTAIDIESGEITYFKSKAVVLATGGAGRIFASTTNAHINTGDGVGMAVRAGISMQDMEMWQFHPTGIAGAGVLVTEGCRGEGGYLLNKDGERFMERYAPNAKDLASRDVVARSMMTEIREGRGCDGPWGPHIKLKLDHLGAETLNLRLPGVCDLAKTFAHVDPAEEPIPVIPTCHYMMGGVPTNVNGQVLNVDGQGNEKIVEGLFAVGEIACVSVHGANRLGGNSLLDLVVFGRAAGNFLGTYLKDAEIAKEASNDNVDAALARTNRWETSAKGQGEDPVQIKKDLQRCMQLNFSVFREGDAMAEGLKELKEIRERLQYARLDDKSAEFNTQRIECLELDNLMETAYSTAVAANFRTESRGAHSRFDYPERDDENWLCHSIYNPESESMSKREVNYAPKTREAFPPKARTY; encoded by the coding sequence GTGAAATATAACGTACGTGAATTTGACGCAGTTGTAGTCGGTGCAGGCGGTGCGGGTATGCGCGCGGCACTTGCTATCTCGGAATCAGGCAAAACTTGTGCTCTTATTTCAAAAGTTTTCCCAACTCGTTCTCATACAGTATCAGCACAAGGCGGTATCACCGTTGCGCTAGGTAACTCTCACGAGGACAACTGGGAATGGCACATGTACGATACGGTTAAAGGTTCTGATTACATCGGTGACCAAGACGCTATCGAGTACATGTGTAAAACAGGTCCAGAAGCTATCACTGAACTTGAGAACATGGGTCTACCTTTTTCTCGTTTTGAGAACGGTCGCGTATATCAGCGTCCTTTCGGTGGTCAGTCGAAAAACTTTGGTGGCGAGCAAGCTGCACGTACAGCAGCCGCAGCGGACCGTACTGGTCACGCGTTGCTACACTGCCTATATCAGCAAAACGTTAAAAACAAAACAAACGTTTTCTCTGAGTGGTATGCACTAGACCTAGTAAAAAATGACAATGGCGATGTAGTGGGTGTCACCGCAATCGACATCGAGTCAGGTGAAATCACTTATTTCAAATCAAAAGCAGTTGTCCTTGCAACTGGTGGTGCGGGTCGTATTTTCGCATCAACAACGAACGCGCACATCAACACGGGTGACGGCGTTGGTATGGCGGTACGCGCTGGCATTTCAATGCAAGACATGGAAATGTGGCAGTTCCACCCGACAGGTATCGCAGGTGCGGGTGTACTAGTAACGGAAGGTTGTCGTGGTGAAGGTGGTTACCTTCTTAATAAAGATGGCGAGCGCTTCATGGAGCGTTATGCGCCAAACGCGAAAGACCTAGCGTCACGTGACGTTGTTGCACGTTCAATGATGACTGAGATCCGTGAAGGTCGTGGCTGTGATGGTCCTTGGGGTCCGCACATCAAGCTGAAGCTTGACCACCTAGGTGCTGAGACACTTAACTTACGTCTTCCTGGCGTTTGTGATCTAGCGAAGACATTCGCACACGTAGACCCAGCAGAAGAGCCAATTCCAGTAATCCCAACTTGTCACTACATGATGGGTGGTGTACCAACTAACGTAAACGGTCAAGTGCTAAACGTAGACGGTCAAGGTAATGAAAAGATCGTTGAAGGTCTATTTGCAGTAGGTGAGATTGCGTGTGTATCTGTACACGGTGCAAACCGTCTAGGTGGTAACTCACTGCTTGACCTTGTCGTATTCGGTCGTGCGGCGGGTAACTTCCTTGGTACTTACTTGAAAGATGCTGAAATCGCCAAAGAAGCAAGCAACGATAACGTAGACGCAGCACTTGCGCGTACTAATCGTTGGGAAACTTCTGCGAAAGGTCAGGGTGAAGATCCTGTACAAATCAAGAAAGATCTACAACGTTGTATGCAGCTTAACTTCTCGGTATTCCGTGAAGGTGATGCAATGGCTGAAGGTCTTAAAGAACTTAAAGAAATTCGTGAGCGTCTACAGTACGCACGTCTTGACGATAAGTCTGCTGAATTCAACACGCAACGTATTGAGTGTCTAGAGTTAGATAACTTGATGGAAACAGCGTACTCGACAGCGGTTGCTGCGAACTTCCGTACGGAAAGTCGTGGTGCACACTCTCGCTTCGACTACCCAGAGCGTGATGATGAAAACTGGTTGTGTCACTCGATTTACAACCCAGAGTCTGAGTCTATGAGTAAGCGTGAAGTTAACTACGCGCCTAAGACTCGTGAAGCATTCCCACCGAAAGCACGTACATACTAG
- a CDS encoding succinate dehydrogenase iron-sulfur subunit — protein MATLELSVYRYNPDEDAAPRMQDYSLEVEEGRDMMVLDALMQLKEQDPSLSFRRSCREGVCGSDGINMNGKNGLACITPISALQNGGKGKIVIRPLPGLPVIRDLVIDMSQFYTQYEKVKPFLINDKPTGGEERLQSIEEREKLDGLYECILCACCSTSCPSFWWNPDKFIGPAGLLHAYRFLADSRDTATEERLAGLDDAFSVFRCHSIMNCVSVCPKGLNPTKAIGQIKSMLLNRSV, from the coding sequence ATGGCAACTTTAGAATTATCTGTTTATCGTTATAATCCTGATGAAGATGCGGCACCACGCATGCAAGACTATTCTCTAGAAGTAGAGGAAGGTCGTGACATGATGGTATTAGATGCTCTTATGCAGTTAAAAGAGCAAGATCCATCTTTATCTTTCCGTCGTTCATGCCGTGAAGGGGTATGTGGTTCTGACGGTATTAATATGAATGGTAAAAACGGCCTTGCATGTATTACTCCAATTTCTGCTTTGCAGAATGGTGGTAAAGGCAAGATCGTCATTCGTCCATTACCAGGTCTTCCGGTGATCCGTGACTTGGTAATCGACATGAGCCAGTTCTATACGCAATACGAGAAGGTTAAGCCATTCTTGATCAACGACAAACCAACTGGTGGTGAAGAGCGTCTTCAGTCAATTGAAGAACGTGAAAAGCTAGATGGCCTGTACGAGTGTATTCTTTGTGCATGTTGTTCAACGTCTTGTCCTTCTTTCTGGTGGAACCCAGACAAGTTCATCGGTCCTGCGGGTCTTCTACATGCTTATCGTTTCTTGGCTGATAGCCGTGATACAGCGACAGAAGAACGTCTTGCTGGTCTTGATGACGCGTTCAGCGTATTCCGCTGTCACAGTATTATGAACTGTGTTAGCGTATGTCCAAAAGGCCTTAATCCAACTAAGGCAATTGGACAAATTAAATCAATGTTGTTAAACCGTTCGGTATAA
- the sucA gene encoding 2-oxoglutarate dehydrogenase E1 component, protein MHEGVMKAWLESSHLYGGNVAYVEDLYEAYLDDAASVPEEWREVFDQLPKVDGVDVDTKHSEVRAQFAELAKNKHREVVVSAEGSADAKQVKVLQLINAFRFRGHQNANLDPLGIWDRERVRDLDPAFHDLTDADLDKEFNVGSFACGKETMKLKDLYAALKATYCGSIGAEYMHITSTEEKRWLQQRLESSFSKPQFDKETKLRIYKGLTAADGLEKYLGAKFPGAKRFSLEGGDSLVPMLKELIHRAGESGQQEAVIGMAHRGRLNVLVNVLGKNPQELFDEFAGKYGEHAGSGDVKYHMGFSSDFGTKGGNVHMALAFNPSHLEIVNPVVMGSVRARLDRLNCQSGSKALPITIHGDSAIAGQGVVQETFNLSQTRAYGVGGSIRIVVNNQVGFTTSKREDTRSTEYCTDIAKMVQAPIFHVNADDPEAVAFVTQVALDFRNKFKRDVVIDLVCYRRHGHNEADEPNATQPLMYQKIKKHPVPRQLYADQLVREGVISEDDAKQIADDYRNGLDKGVCVVEEIQKETKHSSDWSKYVGHDWDTPYEPKVALDKLKALGEKIASYPEAHKAQSRVKKIYDDRKLMAQGEKMLDWGMAETLAYATLVDEGTDIRLTGQDSGRGTFFHRHAVVHNQKDASTYLPLQNIREGQGLFEVYDSVLSEEAVLAFEYGYATAEPTSLVLWEAQFGDFANGAQVVFDQFLSSGEQKWGRLCGLTLLLPHGYEGQGPEHSSSRLERYLQLCADHNMQVCVPSTPAQVYAMLRRQSVRPLRRPLIVMTPKSLLRHPLAVSSLEELSEGVFNNMIDEIDDINPENVERVVFCSGKVYYELLQERRKQELNNVAIVRVEQLYPFPHKEMDEIMARYQHVKDFVWCQEEPQNQGAWYCSQHHFWEAIPAGANLTYAGRKASAAPACGYMSTHTKEQNALIADALTIKK, encoded by the coding sequence ATGCACGAAGGTGTGATGAAGGCATGGCTAGAATCTTCGCATTTGTACGGCGGTAACGTTGCGTACGTAGAAGATCTATATGAGGCGTATCTAGATGATGCAGCTTCAGTGCCAGAAGAGTGGCGAGAGGTGTTTGATCAACTACCTAAAGTTGATGGAGTGGATGTTGACACTAAACATTCAGAAGTAAGAGCGCAATTTGCGGAGCTTGCTAAAAACAAACACAGAGAAGTCGTGGTTTCCGCAGAGGGTTCTGCTGATGCCAAGCAAGTTAAAGTTCTGCAGTTAATTAATGCATTCCGTTTCAGAGGTCATCAGAACGCAAACCTAGATCCGTTAGGGATTTGGGATAGAGAACGTGTTCGCGATCTTGACCCTGCTTTTCATGATTTAACCGATGCAGACTTAGATAAAGAATTTAACGTTGGCTCTTTTGCTTGTGGCAAAGAGACAATGAAACTCAAAGACTTGTACGCTGCGCTTAAAGCGACATACTGTGGCTCTATCGGTGCTGAGTACATGCACATCACCTCTACCGAAGAAAAACGTTGGTTACAACAGCGTTTGGAATCGTCCTTCTCGAAGCCACAATTCGACAAAGAAACCAAACTAAGAATCTACAAAGGTCTAACTGCTGCAGACGGCTTAGAAAAGTACTTGGGCGCAAAATTCCCAGGCGCTAAGCGTTTCTCTCTAGAAGGCGGTGACTCACTTGTGCCTATGCTGAAAGAGCTTATTCACCGTGCTGGTGAAAGCGGTCAGCAAGAAGCCGTAATTGGTATGGCCCACCGTGGTCGTCTAAATGTACTAGTGAACGTATTGGGTAAAAACCCACAAGAACTATTTGACGAGTTCGCTGGTAAATATGGCGAGCACGCAGGTTCTGGTGACGTTAAATACCACATGGGTTTCTCTTCTGACTTCGGTACGAAGGGTGGCAATGTTCATATGGCATTGGCATTTAACCCATCTCACCTTGAAATCGTAAACCCAGTAGTAATGGGTTCGGTACGTGCTCGTCTTGACCGTTTGAATTGCCAAAGTGGTTCTAAAGCATTACCAATCACAATTCATGGTGACTCTGCAATCGCAGGTCAAGGTGTCGTTCAAGAAACGTTTAACTTATCGCAAACACGTGCATACGGCGTTGGCGGTTCGATCCGTATCGTAGTTAATAACCAAGTTGGTTTCACTACGTCAAAACGCGAAGACACTCGTTCGACTGAATACTGTACTGATATCGCTAAAATGGTTCAGGCACCTATCTTCCACGTGAACGCAGATGATCCTGAAGCCGTTGCTTTTGTTACACAAGTTGCACTTGATTTCCGTAATAAGTTTAAACGTGATGTGGTGATTGACTTAGTATGTTACCGTCGTCACGGTCACAACGAAGCGGATGAGCCAAATGCAACGCAACCGCTGATGTATCAGAAGATCAAAAAGCACCCAGTACCTCGCCAATTGTATGCTGATCAACTTGTACGCGAAGGTGTGATTTCTGAAGACGATGCGAAACAAATTGCTGATGATTACCGAAATGGTCTTGATAAAGGCGTTTGTGTTGTAGAAGAAATTCAAAAAGAAACCAAACACTCATCAGATTGGTCTAAGTATGTTGGTCACGATTGGGACACGCCGTATGAGCCAAAAGTTGCGCTAGATAAACTCAAAGCGCTTGGCGAAAAGATTGCGAGCTACCCTGAGGCTCATAAAGCACAATCACGCGTTAAAAAGATTTACGATGACCGTAAACTTATGGCGCAAGGTGAGAAAATGCTTGATTGGGGTATGGCTGAGACATTGGCTTACGCGACCTTGGTTGATGAAGGCACTGATATTCGTCTTACTGGTCAGGATTCTGGTCGTGGTACATTCTTCCACCGCCATGCCGTAGTTCATAACCAAAAAGACGCGTCTACTTATCTTCCGCTGCAAAATATTCGCGAAGGTCAAGGCTTGTTCGAAGTGTACGATTCAGTACTATCAGAAGAAGCGGTACTTGCATTCGAATATGGTTACGCGACAGCAGAGCCAACGTCATTGGTATTATGGGAAGCGCAATTTGGTGACTTCGCTAACGGTGCGCAAGTCGTATTTGACCAATTCTTAAGTTCAGGTGAGCAGAAGTGGGGCCGTTTGTGTGGTCTAACACTACTACTTCCTCACGGCTATGAAGGTCAAGGTCCAGAGCACAGTTCTTCGCGTTTAGAGCGTTATTTACAGCTTTGTGCTGACCACAATATGCAAGTATGTGTGCCGTCAACACCAGCGCAAGTATACGCAATGCTGCGTCGTCAATCGGTTCGTCCGCTGCGTCGTCCTCTGATTGTAATGACGCCTAAGTCGCTATTACGTCATCCATTAGCTGTTTCTAGCCTAGAAGAGCTATCTGAAGGCGTATTCAATAACATGATCGATGAGATTGATGATATCAATCCTGAAAACGTTGAGCGTGTAGTGTTCTGTAGCGGTAAGGTTTATTACGAACTACTGCAAGAGCGTCGTAAGCAAGAGCTTAACAACGTGGCTATCGTTCGTGTTGAACAGCTATATCCATTCCCTCACAAAGAGATGGATGAGATCATGGCTCGCTATCAGCACGTAAAAGATTTTGTTTGGTGTCAAGAAGAACCACAAAACCAAGGTGCTTGGTACTGTTCACAGCATCATTTCTGGGAAGCTATCCCAGCTGGCGCAAATCTGACTTATGCAGGCCGTAAGGCTTCAGCTGCACCAGCATGTGGATACATGTCTACACATACTAAAGAACAAAACGCGTTAATTGCTGACGCTTTAACAATTAAGAAATAA